A single genomic interval of Streptomyces showdoensis harbors:
- a CDS encoding AAA family ATPase, whose amino-acid sequence MQHGMGAPSPRQEPADLSAWAHGPGAHAPGAAQGAPPPVPPAPPHHPYPAPQGPPQPAPGWTGAPVTAPRAMPPAVAGTGTATLAVLLIGPAGAGKTTVARHWARRRPVPTAHVSLDDVREWVCSGFADPQAGWNEHSEAQYRLARRTCGFAARNYLANGISCILDDAVFPDWPVVGLGGWKRHVGPGLLPVVLLPGLDVVLERNAERSGNRRLSDEEVAAIHGRMAGWYGSGLPIIDNSTYDVETTARVLDEVLARAIAGPPAG is encoded by the coding sequence ATGCAGCACGGAATGGGGGCTCCGTCGCCACGACAGGAACCCGCCGACCTCTCGGCCTGGGCGCACGGCCCCGGGGCCCACGCGCCCGGAGCCGCCCAGGGCGCGCCCCCTCCCGTACCGCCCGCCCCACCGCACCACCCCTATCCCGCGCCCCAGGGACCGCCGCAGCCCGCGCCCGGCTGGACGGGCGCCCCCGTCACGGCCCCCAGGGCGATGCCCCCCGCGGTGGCCGGCACCGGGACCGCCACCCTCGCCGTGCTGCTGATCGGCCCGGCCGGCGCGGGCAAGACCACCGTCGCCCGCCACTGGGCGCGGCGCCGGCCCGTCCCCACCGCCCACGTCAGCCTCGACGACGTCCGCGAATGGGTCTGCTCCGGCTTCGCCGACCCGCAGGCAGGCTGGAACGAGCACTCCGAGGCCCAGTACCGCCTGGCCCGCCGCACCTGCGGCTTCGCCGCCCGCAACTACCTCGCCAACGGGATCTCCTGCATCCTCGACGACGCCGTCTTCCCCGACTGGCCCGTCGTGGGCCTCGGCGGCTGGAAGCGCCACGTCGGCCCCGGCCTGCTCCCCGTCGTCCTGCTGCCCGGACTGGACGTGGTCCTGGAGCGCAACGCCGAGCGCAGCGGCAACCGGCGCCTGTCGGACGAGGAGGTCGCGGCGATCCACGGCCGGATGGCCGGCTGGTACGGCTCCGGCCTGCCGATCATCGACAACTCCACGTACGACGTGGAGACCACCGCCCGGGTCCTGGACGAGGTCCTGGCCCGGGCGATCGCGGGCCCGCCGGCCGGCTGA
- the efp gene encoding elongation factor P translates to MASTNDLKNGMVLKLDGGQLWSVVEFQHVKPGKGPAFVRTKLKNVLSGKVVDKTFNAGVKVETATIDRRDMQFSYMDGEYFVFMDMDTYDQLMVDRKAVGDAANFLIEGFTASVAQHEGSVLYVELPAAVVLTIEHTDPGVQGDRSTGGTKPAKLETGHEIQVPLFVTTGEKVKVDTRTSDYLGRVND, encoded by the coding sequence GTGGCTTCCACGAACGACCTCAAGAACGGCATGGTGCTCAAGCTCGACGGGGGCCAGCTCTGGTCCGTCGTCGAGTTCCAGCACGTCAAGCCCGGCAAGGGCCCGGCCTTCGTGCGCACCAAGCTCAAGAACGTGCTCTCCGGCAAGGTCGTCGACAAGACCTTCAACGCCGGTGTGAAGGTCGAGACGGCCACCATCGACCGCCGCGACATGCAGTTCTCGTACATGGACGGCGAGTACTTCGTCTTCATGGACATGGACACGTACGACCAACTCATGGTCGACCGCAAGGCCGTCGGCGACGCCGCCAACTTCCTCATCGAGGGCTTCACCGCCTCGGTCGCGCAGCACGAGGGCTCGGTGCTCTACGTCGAGCTCCCGGCCGCCGTCGTCCTGACGATCGAGCACACCGACCCGGGCGTCCAGGGCGACCGCTCCACCGGTGGCACCAAGCCGGCCAAGCTGGAGACCGGTCACGAGATCCAGGTCCCGCTCTTCGTCACCACCGGTGAGAAGGTCAAGGTCGACACGCGCACCAGCGACTACCTCGGCCGGGTGAACGACTAA
- the bldD gene encoding transcriptional regulator BldD, protein MSSEYAKQLGAKLRAIRTQQGLSLHGVEEKSQGRWKAVVVGSYERGDRAVTVQRLAELADFYGVPVQELLPGTTPGGAAEPPPKLVLDLERLAHVPAEKAGPLQRYAATIQSQRGDYNGKVLSIRQDDLRTLAVIYDQSPSVLTEQLISWGVLDADARRAVAHEDN, encoded by the coding sequence ATGTCCAGCGAATACGCAAAGCAGCTCGGGGCCAAACTCCGTGCGATCCGCACCCAGCAGGGCCTTTCCCTCCACGGTGTGGAGGAGAAGTCCCAGGGCCGCTGGAAGGCGGTCGTGGTCGGTTCGTACGAGCGCGGCGATCGCGCCGTGACCGTGCAGCGTCTGGCCGAGCTGGCGGACTTCTACGGGGTCCCGGTGCAGGAGCTGCTGCCGGGCACCACGCCGGGCGGGGCCGCCGAGCCGCCGCCGAAGCTGGTCCTGGACCTGGAGCGCCTCGCCCACGTCCCCGCCGAGAAGGCCGGCCCCCTGCAGCGCTACGCGGCGACGATCCAGTCGCAGCGCGGCGACTACAACGGCAAGGTGCTGTCGATCCGCCAGGACGACCTGCGCACCCTCGCCGTCATCTACGACCAGTCCCCCTCGGTCCTCACCGAGCAGCTGATCAGCTGGGGCGTCCTGGACGCCGACGCGCGCCGCGCCGTCGCCCACGAGGACAACTGA
- the aroC gene encoding chorismate synthase: protein MSRLRWLTAGESHGPALVATLEGLPAGVPVTTELVADHLARRRLGYGRGARMKFEQDEVTFLGGVRHGLSLGSPVAVMVGNTEWPKWEKVMSADPVDPAELKETGRNAPLTRPRPGHADLAGMQKYGFDEARPILERASARETAARVALGAVARSFLKEAAGIEIVSHVVELAAAKAPYGVYPTPADVEKLDADPVRCLDADASKAMVAEIDQAHKDGDTLGGVVEVLAYGVPVGLGSHVHWDRRLDARLAAALMGIQAIKGVEVGDGFDLARVPGSQAHDEIVKGPDGITRSTGRAGGTEGGLTTGELLRVRAAMKPIATVPRALATVDVATGEAAAAHHQRSDVCAVPAAGIVAEAMVALVLADAVVEKFGGDSVPETRRNVQSYLDNLHIR from the coding sequence TTGAGCAGGCTGCGTTGGCTGACGGCGGGGGAGTCCCACGGACCCGCGCTGGTTGCAACCCTCGAAGGACTTCCCGCAGGCGTGCCGGTCACCACGGAACTGGTGGCCGACCACCTCGCGCGGCGGCGCCTCGGCTACGGGCGCGGAGCCCGGATGAAGTTCGAACAGGACGAGGTCACCTTCCTCGGCGGCGTCCGCCACGGCCTCTCGCTCGGTTCGCCCGTCGCCGTCATGGTCGGCAACACCGAGTGGCCCAAGTGGGAGAAGGTCATGTCGGCGGACCCCGTCGACCCCGCGGAGCTCAAGGAGACGGGCCGCAACGCGCCCCTGACCCGGCCCCGCCCCGGCCACGCCGACCTGGCCGGCATGCAGAAGTACGGCTTCGACGAGGCCCGGCCGATCCTGGAGCGCGCCAGCGCCCGGGAGACCGCGGCCCGCGTCGCCCTCGGCGCCGTCGCCCGCTCCTTCCTGAAGGAGGCGGCCGGCATCGAGATCGTCTCCCACGTCGTGGAGCTCGCCGCCGCCAAGGCGCCGTACGGCGTCTACCCGACCCCCGCCGACGTCGAGAAGCTGGACGCCGACCCGGTGCGCTGCCTCGACGCCGACGCGTCGAAGGCGATGGTCGCCGAGATCGACCAGGCCCACAAGGACGGCGACACCCTCGGCGGCGTCGTCGAGGTCCTGGCCTACGGCGTGCCCGTCGGCCTCGGCTCCCACGTGCACTGGGACCGGCGCCTGGACGCCCGGCTCGCGGCCGCGCTCATGGGCATCCAGGCCATCAAGGGCGTCGAGGTCGGCGACGGCTTCGACCTCGCCCGCGTGCCCGGCTCCCAGGCCCACGACGAGATCGTCAAGGGCCCCGACGGCATCACCCGCTCCACCGGCCGCGCCGGTGGCACCGAGGGCGGCCTGACCACCGGCGAACTGCTGCGCGTCCGCGCCGCGATGAAGCCCATCGCGACCGTGCCCCGCGCGCTCGCCACCGTCGACGTCGCCACCGGCGAGGCCGCCGCCGCGCACCACCAGCGCTCCGACGTCTGCGCCGTCCCGGCCGCCGGCATCGTGGCCGAGGCCATGGTCGCGCTGGTCCTGGCCGACGCGGTGGTGGAGAAGTTCGGCGGCGACAGCGTCCCCGAGACCCGCCGCAACGTGCAGTCCTACCTCGACAACCTCCACATCCGGTGA
- a CDS encoding aminopeptidase P family protein: protein MSEVYADRRVRLRDRCAAAGSPAALVSRPANVRYLTGGSPAGAVLLLGPEEDVLLCPTVPGADPADGRVDELLRQLLLPAGGGDPAVAAVDFARKAGADALAVEEHHLTVARHRAMGSVAPRLRLADLSSAVEQLRIVKDEDEIACLRIAAEIADQALGELLESILVGRTERHLALELERRLVDHGADGPAFATSVATGPHSGRGGHKPTDRRVEEGDFLSVCLGANYRGYRCEIGRTFVIGTTPADWQIELYDLVFAAQRAGREALAPGAEYRDIDRAARQILAAAGHGDVSAPLTGHGVGLEIDEDPQLAPAAMGKLDACVPVTVEPGVHLPGRGGVRIDDTLVVRQEADGGPELLTITTKELLAL from the coding sequence ATGTCAGAGGTGTATGCGGACCGCCGGGTGCGGCTGCGCGACCGCTGCGCGGCCGCGGGCAGCCCGGCTGCCCTGGTCTCCCGCCCCGCCAATGTCCGCTATCTCACCGGCGGTTCACCCGCCGGGGCCGTGCTGCTGCTCGGCCCGGAGGAGGACGTGCTGCTCTGCCCGACCGTCCCGGGCGCCGATCCGGCCGACGGCCGGGTCGACGAGCTGCTCCGCCAGCTGCTGCTGCCCGCCGGGGGCGGTGATCCGGCGGTCGCCGCCGTCGACTTCGCCCGGAAGGCCGGGGCGGACGCCCTCGCCGTCGAGGAGCACCATCTGACCGTCGCCCGGCACCGGGCCATGGGCTCGGTCGCGCCCCGGCTGCGCCTCGCCGACCTGTCCAGCGCCGTCGAGCAGCTGCGGATCGTCAAGGACGAGGACGAGATCGCCTGTCTGCGGATCGCGGCCGAGATCGCCGACCAGGCCCTCGGCGAGCTCCTGGAGTCGATCCTGGTCGGCCGGACCGAACGGCACCTGGCGCTGGAGCTGGAACGGCGGCTGGTGGACCACGGCGCCGACGGCCCCGCGTTCGCCACCTCGGTGGCCACCGGCCCCCACTCCGGGCGGGGCGGGCACAAGCCCACCGACCGGCGGGTCGAGGAGGGAGACTTCCTCTCCGTCTGCCTCGGCGCGAACTACCGCGGGTACCGCTGCGAGATCGGCCGGACCTTCGTGATCGGCACCACTCCCGCCGACTGGCAGATCGAGCTGTACGACCTCGTCTTCGCCGCTCAGCGGGCCGGCCGGGAGGCGCTGGCCCCCGGCGCCGAGTACCGCGACATCGACCGCGCGGCCCGGCAGATTCTCGCCGCCGCGGGCCACGGAGACGTCAGCGCACCCCTCACCGGGCACGGTGTGGGCCTGGAAATCGACGAGGACCCGCAGCTCGCACCCGCGGCCATGGGTAAACTGGACGCTTGTGTGCCGGTCACCGTCGAACCGGGGGTCCACCTCCCGGGCCGGGGCGGGGTCCGGATCGATGACACGCTCGTCGTACGCCAGGAGGCGGACGGCGGACCCGAGCTACTCACCATCACGACCAAGGAGCTGCTCGCGCTGTAG
- the aroQ gene encoding type II 3-dehydroquinate dehydratase: MSEPRRVLVLNGPNLGRLGSREPDIYGATSYKGLVDSCRTLGEELGFDVEVRETNDEGEMIRWLHEAADGSLPVVLNPGAFTHYSYGMRDAAAQRTAPLIEVHISNPYTREEFRHTSVVAAVATGTIAGFGIGSYRLALRALAEELTA, from the coding sequence GTGAGCGAGCCGCGCCGGGTCCTCGTGCTCAACGGCCCGAACCTCGGCCGGCTCGGCTCCCGCGAGCCCGACATCTACGGCGCCACCTCCTACAAGGGGCTCGTGGACTCCTGCCGCACCCTCGGCGAGGAGCTGGGCTTCGACGTCGAGGTGCGCGAGACCAACGACGAGGGCGAGATGATCCGCTGGCTGCACGAGGCCGCGGACGGCTCGCTCCCGGTCGTGCTCAACCCCGGCGCCTTCACGCACTACTCGTACGGGATGCGCGACGCGGCCGCCCAGCGCACCGCGCCGCTCATCGAGGTGCACATCTCCAACCCGTACACGCGCGAGGAGTTCCGGCACACCTCGGTCGTCGCGGCCGTGGCCACCGGCACCATCGCGGGCTTCGGCATCGGCTCCTACCGGCTCGCCCTGCGCGCGCTCGCGGAGGAGCTGACCGCCTGA
- the pyrR gene encoding bifunctional pyr operon transcriptional regulator/uracil phosphoribosyltransferase PyrR — MDAQQHAQQQTDARPVLEAPDIARVLTRIAHEIVERAKGADDVVLLGIPTRGVFLARRLAEKLESITGAKVPVGSLDITMYRDDLRMKPARAIGRTEIPGDGIDGRLVVLVDDVLFSGRTIRAALDALGDIGRPRAVQLAVLVDRGHRELPIRADYVGKNLPTSLRETVKVQLAEEDGRDTVLLGSKPAS, encoded by the coding sequence ATGGACGCACAGCAGCACGCACAGCAGCAGACCGATGCCCGGCCCGTTCTCGAGGCCCCGGACATCGCGCGGGTCCTGACCCGCATCGCCCACGAGATCGTCGAGCGCGCCAAGGGCGCCGACGACGTGGTCCTCCTCGGCATCCCGACCCGCGGTGTCTTCCTCGCCCGCCGTCTCGCCGAGAAGCTCGAATCGATCACCGGCGCCAAGGTCCCGGTCGGTTCCCTCGACATCACCATGTACCGCGACGACCTGCGGATGAAGCCGGCGCGCGCCATCGGCCGCACCGAGATCCCCGGCGACGGCATCGACGGCCGCCTGGTCGTCCTCGTCGACGACGTGCTCTTCTCCGGCCGCACCATCCGCGCCGCCCTCGACGCCCTCGGCGACATCGGCCGCCCCCGCGCGGTCCAGCTCGCCGTCCTCGTCGACCGCGGCCACCGCGAGCTCCCGATCCGCGCCGACTACGTCGGCAAGAACCTCCCCACGTCGCTGCGGGAGACGGTCAAGGTCCAGCTCGCCGAGGAGGACGGTCGCGACACCGTGCTGCTCGGCAGCAAGCCCGCCTCCTAG
- a CDS encoding shikimate dehydrogenase, which yields MTFRRRAAVLGSPIAHSLSPVLHRAAYRELGLDDWSYDRFEVDEAALPGFVGELDSSWAGLSLTMPLKRAIIPLLDEVTDVAASVEAVNTVVLTEDGRRIGDNTDIPGIVAALRERAVEKVDSAAILGAGATASSALAALARICSGPVTAYVRSEARAEEMRGWGERLGVDVRTAAWDDAAEAFAAPLVVATTPAGTTDALAAAVPDAPGTLFDVLYDPWPTRIASAWSARGGKVVGGLDLLVHQAVLQVEQMTGRAPGPLAAMRAAGERALAER from the coding sequence ATGACCTTCCGACGACGGGCGGCCGTGCTCGGCTCGCCCATCGCCCACTCGCTCTCCCCGGTGCTCCACCGGGCCGCGTACCGGGAGCTCGGCCTCGACGACTGGTCGTACGACCGCTTCGAGGTGGACGAGGCCGCGCTCCCCGGGTTCGTCGGCGAGCTCGACTCCTCGTGGGCGGGGCTCTCGCTCACGATGCCGCTCAAGCGGGCGATCATCCCGTTGCTCGACGAGGTCACCGACGTGGCGGCCTCGGTCGAGGCGGTCAACACGGTCGTCCTCACCGAGGACGGCCGGCGGATCGGCGACAACACCGACATCCCCGGCATCGTCGCCGCCCTGCGGGAGCGGGCGGTCGAGAAGGTCGACTCGGCCGCGATCCTCGGCGCGGGCGCCACCGCCTCCTCGGCGCTGGCCGCCCTGGCCCGGATCTGTTCGGGTCCCGTCACCGCGTACGTGCGCAGCGAGGCGCGCGCGGAGGAGATGCGCGGCTGGGGCGAACGCCTGGGCGTCGACGTGCGCACCGCCGCCTGGGACGACGCCGCCGAGGCCTTCGCGGCCCCGCTGGTCGTCGCCACCACCCCGGCCGGGACGACGGACGCGCTGGCGGCGGCCGTACCCGACGCCCCCGGTACCCTCTTCGACGTGCTGTACGACCCGTGGCCGACCCGGATCGCGTCCGCCTGGTCGGCGCGCGGCGGCAAGGTGGTCGGCGGCCTGGACCTGCTGGTCCACCAGGCGGTGCTGCAGGTCGAGCAGATGACCGGGCGGGCTCCCGGGCCGCTGGCCGCGATGCGGGCGGCGGGGGAGAGGGCGCTCGCCGAGCGCTGA
- the mltG gene encoding endolytic transglycosylase MltG: protein MTEYGRSPGSEPWHPTDPLYGDQGWEGQQQYPQQAQQYGQHQGHPGHQGYQEYQGQQEYQGQQGQQDPYGQIYGGGAYQQHQQPQQHQQNQGQQPYQQQYPQGYGEQQYGNPGGYDTPGYPAQQYDGTWETGQAAMPYNAPPADPYGGQQPDLYGTPEAYPPPQPPGRRQVPPQPVTDWEAEAQREPEEDHPFFTGEDGLPDDRNARPEPAGRRGRRGRVDDARERDGDGDGDGTAYADERDGRDEYDERDDHDEYDDEPAGRRGNRRGGKAKKGRKAKNGMACMVVALVLVGGVGGIGYFGYQFWQGQFGAAPDFVGEGSGDVQVVIPDQAGGYEIGNILKKAGVVKSVDAFVSAQQKNPKGIAIQAGAYTLKKGMSAESAVTLMLSPLSKANFVIPEGKRNSWVYAEIDKRLELKPGTTKETAFKQAGSLGLPDWARNHADVKDPLEGFLFPASYPVAKGNKPEDVLRKMVGRANAEYLKLDLDAKSRQLGLKGPWELLTVASLVQAEGKTHDDFTKMAEVIYNRLQPDNKETFQLLQFDSSYNYLMGQSKIKITRKEVLTNPDPYNTYKHAGLTPGPIGNPGVEAVTAALNPTKDGWMYFVATDGMNKTEFAKTLAEHDRLVQKFNAGT from the coding sequence ATGACTGAGTATGGCCGGAGCCCGGGCTCCGAACCGTGGCACCCCACGGACCCGCTGTACGGGGACCAGGGGTGGGAAGGCCAGCAGCAGTACCCGCAGCAGGCGCAGCAGTACGGGCAGCACCAGGGCCATCCCGGTCATCAGGGATACCAGGAGTACCAGGGGCAGCAGGAGTACCAGGGACAGCAGGGGCAGCAGGATCCGTACGGGCAGATCTACGGTGGCGGCGCGTATCAGCAGCACCAGCAGCCGCAGCAGCACCAGCAGAACCAGGGGCAGCAGCCTTACCAGCAGCAGTACCCGCAGGGGTACGGAGAACAGCAGTACGGGAACCCGGGCGGGTACGACACGCCCGGGTATCCCGCACAGCAGTACGACGGCACCTGGGAGACGGGCCAGGCGGCGATGCCGTACAACGCCCCTCCGGCCGATCCGTACGGCGGCCAGCAGCCCGACCTCTACGGCACCCCCGAGGCCTACCCGCCGCCGCAGCCTCCGGGCCGGCGCCAGGTGCCGCCCCAGCCGGTGACCGATTGGGAGGCGGAGGCGCAGCGGGAGCCGGAGGAGGACCACCCGTTCTTCACCGGCGAGGACGGCCTCCCCGACGACCGGAACGCCCGGCCCGAGCCGGCCGGGCGGCGCGGACGCCGCGGGCGCGTGGACGACGCCCGTGAGCGTGACGGCGACGGTGACGGTGACGGGACCGCGTACGCCGACGAGCGCGACGGCCGCGACGAGTACGACGAGCGCGACGACCACGACGAGTACGACGACGAGCCCGCCGGGCGTCGCGGCAATCGCCGGGGCGGCAAGGCGAAGAAGGGCCGCAAGGCCAAGAACGGCATGGCCTGCATGGTCGTGGCGCTGGTCCTGGTGGGCGGCGTCGGCGGCATCGGCTACTTCGGCTACCAGTTCTGGCAGGGACAGTTCGGCGCGGCGCCCGACTTCGTCGGCGAGGGCAGCGGCGACGTCCAGGTCGTGATCCCGGACCAGGCCGGCGGCTACGAGATCGGCAACATCCTCAAGAAGGCCGGGGTCGTCAAGAGCGTCGACGCCTTCGTCTCGGCCCAGCAGAAGAACCCCAAGGGCATCGCCATCCAGGCCGGCGCCTACACCCTGAAGAAGGGGATGTCGGCCGAGAGCGCCGTCACCCTCATGCTGAGCCCGCTCAGCAAGGCCAACTTCGTCATTCCCGAGGGCAAGCGCAACTCCTGGGTCTACGCCGAGATCGACAAGCGCCTGGAGCTCAAACCGGGCACCACCAAGGAGACCGCCTTCAAGCAGGCCGGCTCGCTCGGCCTGCCCGACTGGGCGAGGAACCACGCCGACGTCAAGGACCCGCTGGAAGGCTTCCTCTTCCCGGCCAGCTACCCGGTCGCCAAGGGCAACAAACCCGAGGACGTGCTGCGGAAGATGGTCGGACGGGCCAACGCGGAGTACCTGAAGCTGGACCTCGACGCGAAGTCGCGGCAGCTCGGGCTGAAGGGTCCGTGGGAGCTGCTGACGGTCGCGAGCCTCGTGCAGGCCGAGGGCAAGACCCACGACGACTTCACGAAGATGGCCGAGGTCATCTACAACCGTCTCCAGCCGGACAACAAGGAGACCTTCCAGCTGCTCCAGTTCGACTCGTCGTACAACTACCTGATGGGTCAGAGCAAGATCAAGATCACCCGGAAGGAAGTCCTCACCAACCCGGACCCGTACAACACGTACAAGCACGCGGGTCTGACGCCGGGACCGATCGGCAACCCGGGCGTCGAGGCGGTGACCGCCGCCCTCAACCCGACGAAGGACGGCTGGATGTACTTCGTCGCCACGGACGGCATGAACAAGACCGAATTCGCCAAGACGCTCGCCGAGCACGACAGGCTCGTCCAGAAGTTCAATGCGGGGACCTGA
- a CDS encoding DUF948 domain-containing protein produces the protein MTGGEVAGILVAVFWAILVSFLAVVLVRLAQTLKATTKLVADVTEQAVPLLADASATVRSAQTQLDRVDAIASDVQEVTSNASALSTTVASTFGGPLVKVAAFGYGVRRALGRGRQDAPPATDPRTVIVGRTVPSARRRKQKG, from the coding sequence GTGACCGGTGGAGAGGTTGCCGGGATCCTGGTGGCCGTGTTCTGGGCGATCCTCGTCTCCTTCCTCGCCGTGGTGCTGGTGAGGCTGGCGCAGACGCTCAAGGCCACCACCAAGCTGGTGGCGGACGTGACCGAACAGGCCGTCCCGCTGCTCGCCGACGCCTCCGCGACCGTGCGCTCCGCGCAGACCCAGCTCGACCGGGTCGACGCCATCGCCTCGGACGTCCAGGAGGTCACCTCCAACGCCTCCGCGCTGTCCACCACCGTCGCCTCCACCTTCGGCGGCCCCCTGGTCAAGGTCGCGGCCTTCGGCTACGGGGTGCGCCGGGCGCTGGGCCGCGGCCGGCAGGACGCGCCGCCCGCGACGGACCCGCGTACTGTGATCGTCGGTCGTACCGTGCCGTCCGCGAGGCGCCGGAAGCAGAAGGGCTGA
- the nusB gene encoding transcription antitermination factor NusB, giving the protein MAARSKARRRAFQILFEADQRGTSVQEVLADQVRHARSDERQPPVNEFTMQLVEGYASHVARIDELIATYAVDWDLDRMPAADRNIVRLGAYELIWEDGTPDAVAIDEAVQLAKEFSTDESPTFVNGLLGRFKDLKPRLRRDADV; this is encoded by the coding sequence GTGGCCGCCCGGAGCAAGGCCCGCAGGCGGGCCTTCCAGATCCTGTTCGAGGCCGACCAGCGCGGCACCTCGGTCCAGGAGGTCCTCGCGGACCAGGTCCGGCATGCCCGCTCGGACGAGCGACAGCCGCCGGTCAACGAGTTCACCATGCAGCTGGTCGAGGGGTACGCGTCCCACGTGGCGCGCATCGACGAGCTCATCGCGACCTACGCGGTGGACTGGGACCTCGACCGGATGCCCGCCGCCGACCGGAACATCGTGCGCCTCGGCGCGTACGAGCTGATCTGGGAGGACGGCACACCCGACGCCGTGGCGATCGACGAGGCGGTGCAGCTCGCCAAGGAGTTCTCCACGGACGAGTCGCCGACCTTCGTCAACGGTCTGCTGGGTCGTTTCAAGGACCTGAAGCCGCGCCTGCGCCGGGACGCGGACGTCTAG
- the ruvX gene encoding Holliday junction resolvase RuvX — protein sequence MRRGRRIAVDVGDARIGVASCDPDGVLATPVETVPGRDVPAAHRRLRQIVEEYEPIEVVVGLPRSLSGREGPAATKVRAFAREMAKGIAPVPVRLVDERMTTVTATQGLRASGVKSKKGRSVIDQAAAVIILQNALESERVSGNPPGEGVEVVI from the coding sequence ATGCGTCGCGGACGCCGTATCGCGGTCGACGTCGGGGACGCCCGGATCGGGGTCGCCTCGTGCGACCCCGACGGGGTCCTCGCCACGCCGGTGGAGACCGTGCCGGGACGTGACGTCCCGGCCGCCCACCGGCGGCTGCGCCAGATCGTCGAGGAGTACGAGCCGATCGAGGTCGTCGTGGGCCTGCCCCGCTCGCTCAGCGGGCGGGAGGGCCCGGCCGCGACCAAGGTCCGGGCCTTCGCCCGGGAGATGGCCAAGGGCATCGCCCCGGTGCCGGTCCGGCTGGTCGACGAGCGGATGACGACGGTGACGGCGACCCAGGGGCTGCGGGCCTCCGGGGTGAAGTCCAAGAAGGGGCGGTCCGTCATCGACCAGGCCGCCGCTGTGATCATCCTGCAGAACGCTCTTGAGTCCGAACGGGTATCAGGTAATCCGCCCGGCGAGGGCGTCGAAGTGGTCATCTGA
- a CDS encoding shikimate kinase, with amino-acid sequence MTGGPLVVLVGPMGSGKSTVGALLAGRLGAAYRDTDADIVAAEGREISDIFVEDGEERFRALEREAVRTAVAEHEGVLALGGGAVLDDGTRALLAGLPVAYLSMDVEEAVRRVGLGAARPLLAVNPRRQWRELMEARRHLYTEVARVVVATDDRTPEEVADAVLDALDLKKET; translated from the coding sequence GTGACCGGCGGCCCCCTGGTCGTCCTCGTCGGCCCGATGGGCTCCGGCAAGTCCACGGTGGGCGCGCTCCTCGCCGGACGGCTCGGTGCCGCCTACCGCGACACCGACGCCGACATCGTCGCCGCCGAGGGACGCGAGATCTCCGACATCTTCGTCGAGGACGGCGAGGAGCGCTTCCGCGCCCTCGAACGCGAGGCCGTGCGCACCGCCGTCGCCGAGCACGAGGGCGTCCTCGCGCTCGGCGGCGGCGCCGTGCTCGACGACGGCACCCGCGCGCTGCTGGCCGGGCTGCCCGTCGCGTACCTCTCGATGGACGTCGAGGAGGCGGTCCGCCGGGTCGGGCTCGGCGCCGCCCGGCCGCTGCTCGCCGTCAACCCGCGCCGCCAGTGGCGCGAGCTGATGGAGGCCCGCCGCCACCTCTACACCGAAGTCGCCCGCGTCGTCGTCGCCACCGACGACCGCACCCCCGAAGAGGTCGCGGACGCGGTCCTCGACGCTCTGGACCTGAAGAAGGAGACATGA